A region of Streptomyces sp. TG1A-60 DNA encodes the following proteins:
- a CDS encoding 3,4-dihydroxyphenylacetate 2,3-dioxygenase, translating into MGEIVGAGLLAHVPTIVLPEADRLELNEGKEITLVTGLRQLRADVFEGDGADAYDTVVVLDSHWATTVEFVVTGQTRRAGLFTSEELPRGMCRMPYDFPGDPELALNIEKFADKHGTWITAIDDEYLPIYYATINLWKFLGEGLPDKRWVTIGVCQTGDMEDHLRLGRALADGIAATPGRKVLLIASGALSHTFWPLRELRDHEASDPVHIFTPEARAADHERIAWFKEGRHDKVLDTMDEFWKYKPEAKFFHYLMLAGALGERSCVARARQYGEYENSIGTGQVHLWFDRPADGWTGDAGTGTPAGDAPRTPRTSL; encoded by the coding sequence ATGGGTGAGATCGTCGGGGCGGGGCTCCTCGCCCACGTCCCCACCATCGTCCTGCCGGAGGCCGACCGGCTGGAGCTCAACGAGGGCAAGGAGATCACCCTCGTCACCGGCCTCCGGCAGCTCCGCGCGGACGTCTTCGAGGGCGACGGCGCCGACGCGTACGACACCGTGGTCGTCCTGGACTCGCACTGGGCGACGACGGTCGAGTTCGTCGTCACCGGGCAGACGCGCCGTGCCGGACTCTTCACCTCCGAGGAACTGCCGCGCGGGATGTGCCGGATGCCGTACGACTTTCCCGGTGACCCCGAACTCGCCCTGAACATCGAGAAGTTCGCGGACAAGCACGGCACCTGGATCACCGCGATCGACGACGAGTACCTGCCGATCTACTACGCCACCATCAACCTGTGGAAGTTCCTCGGCGAGGGCCTGCCCGACAAGCGGTGGGTGACCATCGGGGTCTGCCAGACCGGGGACATGGAGGACCATCTGCGGCTGGGGCGGGCGCTCGCCGACGGCATCGCCGCCACACCGGGGCGAAAGGTGCTGCTGATCGCCTCGGGTGCGCTGTCGCACACCTTCTGGCCGCTGCGCGAGCTGCGCGACCACGAGGCCAGCGACCCGGTGCACATCTTCACTCCCGAGGCCCGTGCGGCCGACCACGAGCGGATCGCCTGGTTCAAGGAGGGCCGCCACGACAAGGTCCTCGACACGATGGACGAGTTCTGGAAGTACAAGCCGGAGGCGAAGTTCTTCCACTATCTGATGCTGGCGGGCGCGCTGGGCGAGCGGTCCTGTGTCGCCAGGGCCCGGCAGTACGGCGAGTACGAGAACTCCATCGGCACCGGCCAGGTCCATCTCTGGTTCGACCGCCCGGCCGACGGCTGGACCGGCGACGCCGGCACCGGCACACCCGCGGGCGACGCCCCGCGCACCCCTCGCACAAGCCTCTAG
- a CDS encoding fumarylacetoacetate hydrolase family protein — MPEYRRILLDGATAQVTVDGDELVAGDGRRVKIEEARHLPPVVPSKVVAVHLNHRSRVDEFRIDLPDAPTYFHKPTSSLNSHRGAVVRPEGCKWLNYEGEVAIVIGKTARNIPPAEAGEYIAGYTIANDYGLHDFRDTDAGSMLRVKGSDTLCPLGPGLVTDWDFHGKRLRTYVNGEAVQDGSTDEMKWDMHYLVADIARTITLYPGDVLLSGTPANSRPVQPGDVVEVEVEGLGRLTNHIVTGPTPVRTDVGAQPTESEEVLSTALGGDWEFRGIRPPKR; from the coding sequence ATGCCCGAGTACCGCCGCATCCTCCTGGACGGGGCCACCGCCCAGGTCACCGTCGACGGCGACGAACTGGTCGCCGGGGACGGCCGCCGTGTCAAGATCGAGGAGGCGCGGCACCTCCCGCCGGTCGTGCCGTCGAAGGTCGTCGCCGTCCACCTCAACCACCGCAGCCGCGTCGACGAGTTCCGGATCGACCTCCCCGACGCCCCCACCTACTTCCACAAGCCGACCTCCTCCCTCAACTCCCACCGGGGCGCCGTCGTCCGCCCCGAGGGCTGCAAGTGGCTCAACTACGAGGGCGAGGTCGCCATCGTCATCGGGAAGACCGCCCGCAACATCCCCCCGGCCGAGGCGGGCGAGTACATCGCCGGCTACACGATCGCCAACGACTACGGTCTGCACGACTTCCGCGACACCGACGCCGGCTCCATGCTCCGGGTGAAGGGCTCCGACACCCTCTGCCCGCTCGGCCCGGGGCTGGTCACCGACTGGGACTTCCACGGCAAGCGGCTGCGGACGTACGTCAACGGCGAGGCCGTCCAGGACGGTTCGACGGACGAGATGAAGTGGGACATGCACTACCTCGTCGCCGACATCGCCCGCACCATCACGCTGTACCCGGGTGACGTCCTGCTGTCCGGCACCCCGGCCAACTCCCGGCCCGTACAGCCCGGTGACGTCGTCGAGGTGGAGGTGGAGGGCCTCGGCCGGCTCACCAACCACATCGTCACCGGCCCCACGCCCGTACGGACCGACGTCGGCGCGCAGCCCACGGAGTCCGAGGAGGTGCTGTCCACCGCGCTCGGCGGCGACTGGGAGTTCCGCGGCATCCGCCCGCCGAAGCGATGA
- a CDS encoding TetR family transcriptional regulator — protein MTDSAGAPKSRKPRKRLSYGEGREALLKAAVRVVARGGLRKLTYRAVAEEAGVTHGLVVHHFGSRDALIEEALAHAIRTSLNTSALEPGTGRVADFSTGLSDMVTADPDTQAFQYELLLESRRRPELLPQIRALYDEYFDAARRELDRMLPAGTDKAVARLVFAALDGLVLHQLVLGEPDVTDAALEELRSLLRLLEANGEDTRANGD, from the coding sequence ATGACCGACTCCGCCGGCGCCCCGAAGAGCCGCAAGCCGCGCAAGCGGCTGAGCTACGGCGAGGGGCGCGAGGCGCTGCTGAAGGCCGCCGTGCGGGTGGTCGCGCGGGGCGGCCTGCGCAAGCTCACCTATCGGGCCGTCGCGGAGGAGGCGGGGGTCACCCACGGTCTGGTCGTGCACCACTTCGGGTCGCGGGACGCGCTGATCGAGGAGGCCCTCGCCCACGCCATCCGCACCTCGCTCAACACCAGTGCGCTCGAACCGGGCACCGGCCGGGTGGCGGACTTCTCGACCGGACTGTCCGACATGGTCACGGCGGATCCGGACACCCAGGCGTTCCAGTACGAGCTGCTGCTGGAGTCCCGCCGCCGTCCGGAGCTGCTGCCGCAGATCCGCGCGCTGTACGACGAGTACTTCGACGCCGCCCGGCGCGAGCTGGACCGGATGCTCCCGGCCGGCACGGACAAGGCCGTGGCCAGGCTGGTCTTCGCCGCGCTCGACGGCCTGGTGCTGCATCAGCTCGTCCTCGGCGAGCCCGACGTCACGGACGCGGCCCTGGAGGAGCTGCGCTCCCTGCTACGGCTCCTCGAAGCGAACGGCGAAGACACGCGCGCGAACGGCGACTAA
- a CDS encoding APC family permease — protein sequence MDSQTAVAPHSTEDSSTAGRLKPDSLGVLGILFFVLSAQAPLTGIAGAVPIAVVIGNGAGAPAAYLAAGIVVLLFSIGFVAMGRHVVDAGAFYTYIGKGLGRSAGSGSAGVALFAYCAIQAAMYGLYGATVSGLVEHHADVHIAWWVWALLTMVVVQVLGATGIEMGAKVLTVFVLAEFSILIAFAVVTFVKGGGPEGLGLGDSFSPEAALQGAPGVALMFAVASMFGFEATAIYGEEAREPRKTVPRATYLSVAVVTCFFAFTSWMLVSAHGASRAAAQAGEALEGGDASTWVFAPIAAEFGAWTGAVLPVLLATSLFAGILAFHNSANRYLFSLGREGLLPRGLTSLNRRHSPWAAGIVQTVIAMALVMPFAFLGKDPVLTLFSWFSGIAVLAMMLLYFLTSVSVVVFFRRSRADTRPWNTLIAPVLGALGIAGAIWLILENFTTLIGGDETTAVWLQLTVPAVLLLGLVVARLTRRERAATT from the coding sequence GTGGACAGTCAGACGGCGGTCGCCCCGCACAGCACGGAAGATTCATCCACGGCAGGCAGGCTCAAGCCCGATTCCCTCGGTGTCCTGGGCATCCTCTTCTTCGTCCTCTCCGCCCAGGCACCACTGACCGGCATCGCCGGAGCGGTCCCCATCGCCGTCGTCATCGGCAACGGGGCCGGCGCCCCCGCCGCGTATCTCGCGGCCGGCATCGTGGTCCTGCTGTTCTCCATCGGCTTCGTCGCGATGGGCCGCCACGTCGTGGACGCCGGCGCCTTCTACACGTACATCGGCAAGGGGCTCGGGCGCTCGGCAGGCTCCGGCAGTGCCGGTGTCGCGCTCTTCGCCTACTGCGCGATCCAGGCCGCGATGTACGGGCTGTACGGCGCGACGGTGAGCGGACTCGTCGAGCACCACGCCGACGTCCACATCGCGTGGTGGGTGTGGGCCCTGCTCACCATGGTGGTCGTCCAGGTCCTCGGCGCCACCGGGATCGAGATGGGCGCGAAGGTCCTGACCGTGTTCGTCCTGGCGGAGTTCAGCATCCTGATCGCCTTCGCCGTCGTGACCTTCGTCAAGGGCGGCGGCCCGGAAGGGCTCGGCCTCGGCGACAGCTTCTCGCCGGAGGCGGCGCTCCAGGGCGCCCCCGGTGTGGCGCTGATGTTCGCCGTGGCGTCGATGTTCGGCTTCGAGGCGACGGCCATCTACGGCGAGGAGGCCCGGGAGCCGAGAAAGACGGTCCCGCGCGCCACCTATCTGTCGGTCGCGGTGGTCACGTGCTTCTTCGCGTTCACCTCGTGGATGCTGGTCTCCGCGCACGGCGCGTCCCGGGCGGCGGCCCAGGCGGGCGAGGCGCTGGAGGGCGGCGATGCCTCGACCTGGGTGTTCGCCCCCATCGCGGCGGAGTTCGGCGCGTGGACCGGCGCTGTGCTGCCCGTCCTGCTGGCCACCTCCCTGTTCGCCGGCATCCTGGCGTTCCACAACTCCGCCAACCGCTACCTGTTCTCCCTGGGCCGTGAGGGCCTGCTGCCGCGCGGGCTGACCTCGCTCAACCGACGCCACTCCCCCTGGGCGGCCGGCATCGTCCAGACCGTCATCGCGATGGCCCTGGTCATGCCGTTCGCTTTCCTGGGCAAGGACCCGGTGCTGACGCTCTTCTCCTGGTTCAGCGGGATCGCCGTACTGGCGATGATGCTGCTCTACTTCCTGACCTCCGTCTCCGTGGTCGTCTTCTTCCGCCGCTCCCGCGCCGACACCCGGCCCTGGAACACGCTGATCGCACCGGTGCTGGGCGCGCTGGGCATCGCCGGGGCGATCTGGCTCATCCTGGAGAACTTCACCACGCTCATCGGCGGCGACGAGACCACCGCCGTCTGGCTCCAGCTGACCGTCCCGGCGGTGCTGCTCCTGGGGCTCGTCGTGGCGCGGCTGACCCGGCGCGAGCGGGCCGCCACGACCTGA
- a CDS encoding aldehyde dehydrogenase, translating to MPALDHDDLLRRARDLAPPAQHHIDGADEPGGGAAFAVVSPRDGRVLVEVADARAAEVDLAVAAARRAFDSGPWPRLAPADRGRILLRVAELLEEQREKLALTISLEMGKPITDAYDIELRAAINTFRWYGQLADKLTDESPHTSPDALALVTREPAGVVGAVVPWNFPLTLASWKVAPALAAGCTVVLKPSENSPLSALLLGRIATEAGLPPGVLNVVTGDGPVAGRAIGLHPDVDVLAFTGSTAVGRHFLRYAADSNLKRVWLELGGKSPNIILPDAPDLERAAATAAWGIFFNQGEMCTAPSRLLVHSSVAERVTEAIVARARELRVGDPLDPATEMGALVGESHLERVLGHIGTGVEEGARLRVGGGRALAGTGGSYLRPTVFDEVDPGMRLAREEIFGPVLSVLTFDDLDDAVRLANDTEYGLAAGLWTSDLSTAHKVSRALRAGTVWVNCYEEGDLTVPFGGMKQSGNGRDKSAHALEKYTELKTTWIQL from the coding sequence ATGCCGGCCCTCGACCACGACGACCTGCTGCGTCGCGCCAGGGACCTGGCCCCGCCCGCCCAGCACCACATCGACGGGGCGGACGAGCCGGGCGGAGGTGCCGCGTTCGCGGTCGTCTCCCCACGCGACGGTCGGGTCCTCGTCGAGGTCGCCGACGCGCGGGCCGCCGAGGTCGATCTGGCCGTGGCCGCCGCCCGCCGGGCCTTCGACTCCGGCCCCTGGCCACGTCTCGCGCCCGCCGACCGGGGCCGGATCCTGCTGCGCGTCGCCGAACTGCTCGAAGAGCAGCGGGAGAAGCTCGCCCTCACCATCAGTCTGGAGATGGGCAAGCCGATCACGGACGCGTACGACATCGAACTGCGCGCCGCGATCAACACCTTCCGCTGGTACGGGCAACTGGCCGACAAACTCACCGACGAGTCGCCCCACACCTCTCCCGACGCCCTCGCCCTGGTCACCCGGGAACCGGCAGGGGTGGTGGGCGCCGTCGTGCCGTGGAACTTCCCCCTCACACTGGCGAGTTGGAAGGTGGCACCGGCGCTGGCGGCGGGCTGCACGGTCGTACTGAAGCCGTCGGAGAACTCGCCGCTTTCCGCCCTGCTGCTCGGCCGGATCGCCACCGAGGCCGGACTGCCGCCGGGCGTGCTCAACGTCGTGACCGGTGACGGGCCGGTGGCCGGGCGGGCGATCGGCCTGCACCCCGATGTGGACGTCCTGGCGTTCACCGGGTCCACGGCGGTCGGCCGTCACTTCCTGCGCTACGCCGCCGACTCCAACCTCAAGCGTGTCTGGTTGGAGTTGGGCGGCAAGTCACCGAACATCATCCTCCCAGACGCCCCCGACCTGGAGAGGGCCGCCGCCACCGCCGCCTGGGGCATCTTCTTCAACCAGGGCGAGATGTGCACCGCCCCCTCCCGGCTGCTGGTGCACTCCTCCGTCGCCGAACGCGTCACCGAGGCGATCGTGGCCCGCGCCCGGGAACTGCGGGTCGGTGACCCACTGGACCCGGCGACCGAGATGGGCGCGCTGGTGGGCGAGAGCCATCTGGAGCGCGTCCTCGGCCACATCGGCACGGGGGTCGAGGAGGGCGCGCGGCTGCGGGTCGGCGGCGGGCGCGCACTGGCCGGCACGGGCGGCAGCTATCTGCGGCCGACCGTCTTCGACGAGGTTGACCCGGGCATGCGGCTGGCCCGCGAGGAGATCTTCGGCCCCGTGCTGTCCGTCCTCACCTTCGACGACCTCGACGACGCGGTACGGCTGGCCAACGACACCGAGTACGGCCTCGCCGCGGGGCTGTGGACCTCCGACCTGTCCACCGCCCACAAGGTCTCCCGCGCGCTCAGGGCCGGGACGGTCTGGGTCAACTGCTACGAGGAGGGCGACCTGACCGTCCCCTTCGGCGGCATGAAGCAGTCGGGCAACGGCCGCGACAAGTCCGCCCACGCCCTCGAGAAGTACACGGAACTCAAGACCACGTGGATCCAGCTGTGA
- a CDS encoding gamma-glutamyl-gamma-aminobutyrate hydrolase family protein (Members of this family of hydrolases with an active site Cys residue belong to MEROPS family C26.) has protein sequence MTTPPRPLIAVPARFASTTSALRYAAEVNARALIEAVWRAGGEPASIHPADTEVAARLARFDGVLLPGGGDLAPHRYGATDTHDSVYDVDEAQDAFDLEAARTALDLALPLLAICRGLQVVNVALGGTLEQDMGGPEREHRHVVHPVAVRRGTLLERATGAQKVEASCYHHQRVGGIAPGLAVTARAADGTVEGLELPGTAGWFTAVQWHPEDTAHEDPAQQGLFDTLVRAARDRCRPGTRPAVERERPGGPRRPPALTES, from the coding sequence GTGACGACGCCCCCGCGACCGCTCATCGCCGTCCCGGCCCGCTTCGCCTCCACGACCTCCGCGCTGCGGTACGCGGCCGAGGTCAACGCCCGTGCCCTGATCGAGGCGGTCTGGCGGGCGGGCGGCGAACCGGCGAGCATCCACCCGGCCGACACCGAGGTGGCCGCACGCCTCGCCCGCTTCGACGGCGTCCTGCTTCCCGGCGGCGGAGACCTAGCCCCGCACCGCTACGGCGCCACCGACACGCACGACAGCGTCTACGACGTGGACGAGGCGCAGGACGCCTTCGACCTCGAAGCCGCCCGTACGGCACTGGACCTGGCTCTTCCCCTGCTGGCGATCTGCCGCGGCCTCCAGGTCGTCAACGTCGCCCTCGGCGGCACCCTGGAGCAGGACATGGGCGGCCCGGAGCGTGAACACCGGCACGTCGTGCACCCGGTGGCCGTCCGGCGCGGCACCCTCCTGGAGCGGGCCACCGGCGCGCAGAAGGTCGAGGCGTCCTGCTACCACCACCAGCGGGTCGGCGGCATCGCGCCGGGCCTCGCGGTCACCGCCCGCGCCGCCGACGGCACCGTCGAAGGACTCGAACTGCCGGGCACGGCCGGGTGGTTCACCGCCGTCCAGTGGCACCCCGAGGACACCGCCCACGAGGACCCGGCGCAACAGGGCCTCTTCGACACCCTCGTACGAGCCGCCCGGGACCGGTGCCGACCCGGGACGCGGCCGGCGGTCGAGCGCGAGCGTCCGGGTGGGCCGCGGCGGCCCCCTGCTCTTACGGAGTCGTGA
- a CDS encoding NAD-dependent epimerase/dehydratase family protein: protein MRVLITGGAGFIGSHVVEALRERGHEPVVFDVREEAGGDVRDRTAVSRALAGVDAVCHQAAMVGLGNGVADAADYVSHNDLGTAVLLAAMAEAEVRRLVLAGSMVVYGEGRYTCGRHGAVRPGPRAAADLAEGRFEPACPVCGADLSPGLVGEDAPVDPRNVYATTKLAQEHLAAAWARSTGGSAVSLRYHNVYGPRMPRDTPYAGVASFFRSALARGEAPRVFEDGRQRRDFVHVRDVAAANVAALEADTAEGRLTAYNAGSGEPHTVGEMARALATACGGPEPAVTGEYRLGDVRHITADSSRLRAELGWKPEVGFEEGMREFAASRLRGA from the coding sequence ATGCGTGTACTGATCACCGGCGGTGCCGGGTTCATCGGGTCCCATGTCGTCGAGGCTCTCAGGGAGCGCGGGCATGAGCCCGTCGTGTTCGACGTACGGGAGGAAGCGGGCGGCGACGTCCGAGACCGTACGGCGGTCTCGCGGGCCCTGGCCGGCGTCGACGCGGTGTGTCATCAGGCGGCGATGGTCGGTCTCGGCAACGGCGTCGCCGACGCGGCGGACTACGTCAGCCACAACGACCTGGGTACCGCCGTCCTGCTCGCCGCCATGGCGGAGGCGGAGGTGCGGCGGCTGGTGCTCGCCGGGTCGATGGTGGTCTACGGGGAAGGGCGGTACACGTGCGGGCGGCACGGGGCGGTGCGGCCCGGGCCGCGCGCGGCGGCCGATCTGGCGGAGGGCCGCTTCGAGCCCGCGTGCCCCGTGTGCGGAGCGGATCTGTCTCCCGGGCTGGTCGGTGAGGACGCTCCGGTCGATCCGCGCAACGTGTACGCGACGACGAAGCTCGCCCAGGAGCACCTGGCCGCCGCGTGGGCCCGGTCGACAGGCGGTTCGGCGGTGTCGTTGCGGTACCACAACGTGTACGGCCCCAGGATGCCGCGCGACACGCCGTACGCGGGTGTGGCCTCCTTCTTCCGTTCCGCGCTCGCGCGCGGCGAGGCGCCTCGGGTGTTCGAGGACGGGCGGCAGCGGCGGGACTTCGTGCACGTGCGGGATGTCGCGGCGGCCAACGTGGCGGCGCTGGAGGCGGACACGGCCGAGGGCCGGCTGACTGCGTACAACGCCGGCAGCGGCGAGCCGCACACCGTCGGCGAGATGGCACGGGCGCTGGCCACGGCCTGCGGCGGGCCGGAGCCCGCCGTGACCGGAGAGTACCGCTTGGGCGACGTACGCCACATCACCGCGGACTCGTCCCGGCTGAGGGCCGAACTGGGCTGGAAGCCGGAGGTCGGGTTCGAGGAGGGCATGCGGGAGTTCGCCGCGTCCCGACTGCGCGGTGCGTGA
- a CDS encoding zinc-dependent alcohol dehydrogenase family protein — MKGFVFHGPGQSAWEEIPDPALEEPTDAVVRVDAVTICGTDLHILKGDVPEVRPGTVLGHEAVGEIVEVGSDVRTVRPGDRVLVSCINACGRCRYCRESAYGQCRGGGGWILGHLIDGTQAEYVRVPYADLSVHVLPSAVESRDAVLLADIFPTSYEVGVLNGHVRPGDTVAVVGAGPIGLAAVATARLFAPERIVAVDLAASRLDAAKQLGADAVADAREEPEQLIADLTDGLGADVVIEAVGVPESFEMCTRMVRPGGHVANVGVHGKPATLHLEDLWIKNVTITTGLVDTHSTPTLLRMAAAGRLPTGQLVTHTFPLDRMEEAYDIFARAADTGALKVVLGERSHEEVAVRAV, encoded by the coding sequence ATGAAAGGCTTCGTCTTCCACGGACCCGGGCAGTCGGCCTGGGAGGAGATCCCGGACCCTGCCCTCGAGGAGCCCACCGACGCCGTCGTGCGGGTCGACGCCGTGACCATCTGCGGCACGGATCTGCACATCCTCAAGGGCGATGTGCCCGAGGTGCGCCCTGGCACGGTCCTCGGGCACGAGGCCGTCGGGGAGATCGTGGAGGTCGGCAGCGACGTCCGGACCGTACGTCCGGGCGACCGTGTGCTGGTCTCCTGTATCAACGCCTGCGGGCGCTGCCGCTACTGCCGGGAGAGCGCCTACGGCCAGTGCCGGGGCGGCGGAGGCTGGATCCTCGGCCACCTGATCGACGGCACCCAGGCCGAGTACGTCCGCGTCCCCTACGCCGACCTCTCCGTGCACGTGCTCCCCAGCGCCGTCGAGAGCCGGGACGCCGTACTGCTGGCGGACATCTTCCCCACGTCGTACGAGGTGGGCGTGCTCAACGGGCACGTACGCCCGGGGGACACCGTCGCCGTGGTCGGAGCCGGACCCATCGGCCTCGCGGCGGTCGCCACGGCGCGCCTGTTCGCACCCGAGCGGATCGTCGCCGTCGACCTGGCCGCGTCCCGGCTGGACGCCGCCAAGCAGCTCGGAGCCGATGCCGTGGCCGACGCCCGTGAGGAACCCGAGCAGCTGATCGCCGATCTCACCGACGGGCTCGGCGCGGACGTGGTCATCGAGGCGGTCGGCGTGCCGGAGAGCTTCGAGATGTGCACGCGCATGGTGCGTCCGGGCGGCCACGTGGCCAACGTCGGCGTACACGGCAAGCCCGCGACGCTGCACCTCGAAGACCTGTGGATCAAGAACGTGACCATCACCACCGGCCTGGTCGACACCCACTCCACCCCCACCCTGCTGCGCATGGCCGCTGCCGGCCGCCTGCCGACCGGGCAGTTGGTCACCCACACCTTCCCCCTGGACCGCATGGAGGAGGCGTACGACATCTTCGCCCGTGCCGCCGACACCGGCGCTCTGAAGGTGGTGCTCGGCGAGCGGTCGCACGAGGAGGTCGCCGTCCGGGCGGTCTGA
- the ppk2 gene encoding polyphosphate kinase 2, whose product MADKKTTKVPRAAYEKELLRLQTELVKLQEWVRAKGARLVVVFEGRDAAGKGGTIKRVAEHLNPRVAQITALPKPTERERTQWYFQRYVEHLPAAGEIVLFDRSWYNRAGVEQVMGFCTKEEYQLFLRQCPVFERMLVEDGILLRKYWFSVSDTEQQERFRRRLEDPLRRWKLSPMDLESITRWEAYSRAKDEMMVHTDISEAPWYVVESDDKRRARLNMIAHLLESVPYHEVPPPVLDLPERPPSAGYRRPPRDLRTYVPDHAASL is encoded by the coding sequence ATGGCCGACAAGAAGACGACGAAGGTGCCGCGTGCGGCGTACGAGAAGGAACTGCTGCGTCTGCAGACGGAGTTGGTGAAGCTCCAGGAGTGGGTGCGGGCAAAGGGCGCCCGGCTGGTCGTGGTCTTCGAGGGACGGGACGCGGCCGGCAAGGGCGGGACGATCAAACGGGTCGCCGAGCATCTCAACCCGCGCGTCGCCCAGATCACGGCTCTGCCGAAGCCTACGGAGCGCGAGCGCACCCAGTGGTACTTCCAGCGCTATGTCGAGCACCTGCCGGCCGCCGGGGAGATCGTGCTGTTCGACCGGTCCTGGTACAACCGGGCCGGGGTCGAGCAGGTGATGGGCTTCTGTACGAAGGAGGAGTACCAGCTCTTCCTGCGGCAGTGCCCGGTCTTCGAGCGGATGCTGGTGGAGGACGGGATCCTGCTGCGCAAGTACTGGTTCTCGGTGAGCGACACCGAGCAGCAGGAACGCTTCCGGCGCCGGCTGGAGGACCCGTTGCGACGCTGGAAGCTGTCGCCGATGGACCTGGAGTCGATCACCCGCTGGGAGGCGTACTCCCGGGCCAAGGACGAGATGATGGTGCACACCGACATCTCCGAGGCACCCTGGTACGTGGTCGAGAGCGACGACAAGCGGCGGGCCCGGCTGAACATGATCGCCCACCTGCTGGAATCCGTGCCGTACCACGAGGTCCCGCCGCCGGTGCTGGACCTGCCCGAGCGCCCGCCGTCGGCCGGCTACCGGCGCCCGCCGCGTGATCTGCGGACCTACGTCCCCGATCACGCGGCGAGTCTCTGA
- the nhaA gene encoding Na+/H+ antiporter NhaA, which produces MRDGRRERSVFLGLLPWPERVQVARALRTETVGGLVLLAAAVVALVWANTPWSGTYEHVRDVHFGIPALGLDLSVGHWTADGLLTIFFLVAGIELKRELVVGELRTPATAALPVVAALCGMAVPAAVYLATTTLGGGRGQGWAVPMATDIAFALAVLAVLSTHLPSSLRAFLLTLAVVDDLGAILVIALFFTSDLNPTALAGAAVGLVVFYVLQRFRVRGWWWYVPLGVAIWALTYNGGVHATVAGVAMGLILRTTRDEGEAASPGERTEHLLRPVSAGVAVPLFALFAAGVSVSAGVMGEVFTRPEPLGVVLGLVVGKTVGIFVGTYAAARFTRARLNPDLAWADVFALAVLAGIGFTVALLIGGLAFPDPADAEHIKAAVLLGSLLAAAVAVLLIKRRNGIYRRLWEAETRDEDADGVPDIYQRTGPGRDTVEDTG; this is translated from the coding sequence ATGCGCGATGGCAGGCGTGAACGTTCCGTCTTCCTCGGCCTGCTGCCCTGGCCGGAGCGGGTACAGGTGGCGCGGGCCCTGCGCACGGAGACGGTCGGCGGGCTGGTGCTGCTGGCGGCGGCCGTGGTGGCGCTGGTGTGGGCGAACACCCCGTGGAGCGGCACCTACGAGCACGTACGCGATGTCCATTTCGGGATACCGGCGCTCGGCCTGGACCTGTCGGTGGGGCACTGGACCGCGGACGGGCTGCTGACCATCTTCTTCCTGGTGGCCGGGATCGAACTGAAACGCGAGCTCGTCGTCGGCGAGCTGCGGACGCCCGCCACGGCCGCCCTGCCCGTGGTCGCCGCCCTGTGCGGCATGGCGGTCCCCGCCGCCGTCTACCTGGCCACCACCACACTCGGAGGCGGCCGCGGGCAGGGCTGGGCGGTGCCGATGGCCACCGACATCGCCTTCGCGCTCGCCGTCCTCGCGGTGCTCTCCACCCATCTGCCCTCCTCCCTGCGGGCCTTCCTGCTCACTCTGGCGGTGGTCGACGACCTGGGTGCGATCCTGGTGATCGCCCTTTTCTTCACCAGCGATCTGAACCCGACCGCGCTGGCCGGAGCCGCGGTGGGGCTGGTCGTGTTCTACGTGCTGCAGCGATTCCGGGTGCGCGGCTGGTGGTGGTACGTGCCGCTGGGCGTGGCGATCTGGGCGCTGACGTACAACGGCGGTGTGCACGCCACGGTCGCCGGTGTGGCGATGGGCCTGATCCTGCGGACCACCCGGGACGAGGGCGAGGCCGCCTCTCCGGGGGAGCGGACGGAGCATCTGCTGCGGCCGGTATCGGCCGGTGTGGCGGTTCCGCTCTTCGCGCTGTTCGCCGCAGGGGTGAGCGTCTCGGCCGGCGTCATGGGGGAGGTGTTCACACGTCCGGAGCCGCTGGGAGTGGTGCTGGGCCTGGTCGTGGGCAAGACGGTGGGAATCTTCGTGGGCACCTACGCGGCGGCCCGCTTCACCCGCGCCCGCCTCAACCCCGATCTGGCGTGGGCGGACGTGTTCGCCCTGGCGGTGCTGGCCGGGATCGGCTTCACCGTCGCCCTGCTCATCGGTGGACTGGCCTTCCCGGACCCGGCCGACGCGGAACACATCAAGGCCGCCGTTCTGCTCGGCTCGCTGCTCGCCGCGGCCGTGGCGGTGCTGCTGATCAAACGCCGCAACGGGATCTACCGCCGCCTGTGGGAGGCGGAGACACGGGACGAGGACGCCGACGGCGTGCCCGACATCTACCAGCGCACCGGCCCCGGCCGGGACACCGTCGAAGACACGGGCTGA